One segment of Procambarus clarkii isolate CNS0578487 chromosome 1, FALCON_Pclarkii_2.0, whole genome shotgun sequence DNA contains the following:
- the LOC138359454 gene encoding uncharacterized protein translates to MSLRSRLRGSEILVDYGRDYGRDCRRDNGRDYGRDYGRDYGRDYSRDCGRDYGRDYGRDYGRDYGRDYGHGRDYGRDYGRDYGRDYGRDYGRDYGRRVDYERNITVYNLAFLVRHTVTCLVCRQNNAVL, encoded by the exons atgtcgttgcGCAGCCGACTAAG GGGAAGTGAAATATTggttgactatggccgtgactatggccgaGACTGTCGTCGTGAcaatggccgtgactatggccgtgactatggtcgtgactatggccgtgactatagcCGAGACTGtggtcgtgactatggccgtgactatggccgtgactatggccgagactatggccgtgactatggcc atggtcgtgactatggccgtgactatggtcgtgactatggtcgtgactatggccgtgactatggccgtgactatggccgtcgTGTAGACTATGAGAGGAATATCACGGTGTATAACTTGGCCTTCCTCGTGAGGCACACTGTCACATGCCTCGTGTGTCGCCAAAACAATGCAGTATTGTGA